The Prionailurus viverrinus isolate Anna chromosome B4, UM_Priviv_1.0, whole genome shotgun sequence genome has a window encoding:
- the CNPY2 gene encoding protein canopy homolog 2: MKGWGWLALLLGALLGTAWARRSQDLHCGACRALVDELEWEIAQVDPKKTIQMGSFRINPDGSQSVVEVPYARSEAHLTELLEEVCDRMKEYGEQIDPSTHRKNYVRVVGRNGESNELDLQGIRIDSDISGTLKFACESIVEEYEDELIEFFSREADNVKDKLCSKRTDLCDHALHISHDEL; encoded by the exons ATGAAAGGCTGGGGTTGGCTGGCCCTGCTTCTGGGGGCCCTGCTGGGAACTGCCTGGGCTCGGAGGAGCCAGGATCTACATTGTGGAG CTTGCAGGGCTCTGGTGGATGAACTAGAGTGGGAAATCGCCCAGGTGGATCCCAAGAAGACCATTCAGATGGGCTCTTTCCGAATCAATCCAGATGGCAGCCAGTCAGTGGTGGAG GTGCCTTATGCTCGCTCAGAGGCCCACCTCACAGAGCTGCTAGAGGAGGTATGTGACCGGATGAAGGAGTATGGGGAACAAATTGACCCTTCCACCCACCGCAAGAACTACGTACGTGTAGTGGGCCGGAATGGAGAATCCAATGAACTGGACCTACAGGGCATCCGAATTGATTCAGACATCAGTGGCACTCTCAAGTTTGCG TGTGAGAGCATTGTGGAGGAATATGAGGATGAACTCATTGAATTCTTTTCCCGAGAGGCTGACAATGTTAAAGACAAACTTTGTAGTAAGCGAACAG ATCTATGTGACCATGCCCTGCACATATCGCATGATGAGCTATGA